From a single Candoia aspera isolate rCanAsp1 chromosome 2, rCanAsp1.hap2, whole genome shotgun sequence genomic region:
- the TMEM40 gene encoding transmembrane protein 40, whose protein sequence is MSDQSTTTNGSDSAASLHEAKQQGRKPKPNKKTEVQEESEDESSLGELTESQTQDVSSEVVPYTETENTRTEETPAVVCENDICHSTHPPRWWIPMIRKDDEFFHFVIVCFSTGMSLVCNYKYNNWTVSCGIGLMTFAALETTGIYFGLVHRIRSVLEAFIPLIQRVKIPGFKKLN, encoded by the exons ATGTCTGATCAAAG cACAACAACGAATGGTTCAGATTCTGCTGCTTCACTTCATGAAGCAAAACAGCAAG GCAGGAAACCAAAACCGAATAAAAAAACAGAAGTGCAAGAAGAAAGTGAGGACGAAAGTTCTTTGGGGGAGTTAACAGAGAGTCAGACGCAAG ATGTGTCCAGTGAGGTTGTTCCATACACTGAAACAG AGAATACAAGGACAGAAGAAACACCTGCAGTTG TGTGTGAAAATGATATCTGTCACTCAACCCACCCTCCAAGATGGTGGATTCCAATGATTCGGAAAGATG atgaATTCTTCCATTTTGTCATTGTTTGTTTCTCCACTGGAATGTCATTAGTTTGCAATTACAAATACAACA ACTGGACAGTTTCCTGTGGAATCGGCTTGATGACCTTTGCAGCCTTAGAAACAACAGGAATATATTTTGGCCTTG TGCACCGCATTCGAAGTGTCCTGGAAGCTTTTATCCCCCTTATTCAAAGAGTCAAAATACCTG GGTTCAAAAAGCTTAACTAA